The genomic stretch CGGACGCTGCCCCGCCGCCTGCTCCGGGCCGCCTCCCAGACGGTGACCGTGGGCGTCAGCGGGTCGATCCTGCTGCCGACCCGCATCGAGATCAGCGTCAACCCGGCCGACCTGGAGCCGCTGGAAGGGGCCATCGACTGGCTCTCCCGCGACGTCGCCGAGGCCCTGCGGCAGCGGGCGGCCACCGAGGGGTGGATCGTGCCCGACGGACCCCAGATCGTGATCGAGCCCGACCCCGAGCGGCCCCTGCGGTCGCCCCGCGCCCGGGGTCGCATCGGCGCCCTCCGCCCCGTCGACGTGGCCACGCTCCAGCGCCTCGCCCCCGTGCCCGCTCCGTCGGTCGACGACGAGCCCACCCGCACCCAGGGGCTCCCGCTCCCACCGACCGAGGTGACGGCGGCAGTACCGGCCGGACCCCCGACGCAGGACGACGTCGCCGGCGTCTACCTGCGGTTGGTGGCGGTCGAGGGTGACGGCGACGGCGACCTGAGCGCCCTCGTGCTGGCCGGCAACGAGCCACTGGTGCTCGGACGGTCACGGGAGGCGCCGCTCCAGGTGGACGATCGACAGGCGTCGGGGCGGCACTGCGGCTTCACCCTCGATCCCGTCGACCGGGAGCTGCAGATCGAGGATCTCGGCTCCACCAACGGCACCTTCGTCGACGGCCGGCGGGTGGAGCACAGCGCCCTGCCGCCGGGCACGACGCTCCGTGTCGGCGCGTCCACCTGGCGGGTGGAGCTGGAGCCCGTCTGACGCAACCCCGCAGGTTGTCGCATCGGACGTGTGAGAAGTAGACAAACCCCATACCAACCACCCCGCCGCCGCCCCAAACAGCCAAGGCCGGCAAGCCGGCTCGACAGTCACAACTTGAACGCAGTTCCACCACGGAGGACATGCCATGCCCGAAGCCGTGATCGTGTCGACCGCCCGGAGCCCGATCGGCCGGGCCAACAAGGGTTCGTTGATCGAGTGCCGTCCCGACGACCTGACCGCCACGATCGTCAAGGCGGTCCTGGCCAAGGTCCCGCAGCTCGACCCGACGCTGGTCGAGGACCTGATCCTGGGGTGTGGGCAGCCCGCCGGCGAGGCCGGTTACAACGTCGCCCGCGTGGCGGCGATCCTCGCGGGGCTCGACGGCGTGCCGGGCGTGACCGTCAACCGCTACTGCTCCTCGTCGCTGCAGACCATCCGCATGGCCGGCCACGCCATCAAGGCGGGCGAGGGCGACGTGTTCATCGCCGCCGGGGTCGAGGCCGTGAGCCGCTACATGAGCGGGTTCTCCGACAGCGGCCCGCACCACACGGCGTTCGCCGACGCCGAGGCCCGCACCGCCGAACTCGCCACCGGCGCCGACTCGTGGGAGCCCCTCGAGGGCAGCCCTCCCGACATCTACATCGCCATGGGCCAGACCGCCGAGAACGTCCGCCTCGCCGAGGGCGTCACCCGGCAGGAGATGGACGAGTTCTCCGCCCTCTCGCAGCAGCGGGCCGTCGCCAACCAGGAGAGCGGCTACTGGGACGAGGAGATCACGCCGATCACCACGCCGTCGGGCACGGTCGTGAGCAAGGACGACGGCCCTCGGGCCGGCACCACCGCCGAGGGGCTCGCCAACCT from Acidimicrobiales bacterium encodes the following:
- a CDS encoding acetyl-CoA C-acyltransferase → MPEAVIVSTARSPIGRANKGSLIECRPDDLTATIVKAVLAKVPQLDPTLVEDLILGCGQPAGEAGYNVARVAAILAGLDGVPGVTVNRYCSSSLQTIRMAGHAIKAGEGDVFIAAGVEAVSRYMSGFSDSGPHHTAFADAEARTAELATGADSWEPLEGSPPDIYIAMGQTAENVRLAEGVTRQEMDEFSALSQQRAVANQESGYWDEEITPITTPSGTVVSKDDGPRAGTTAEGLANLKPVFRPDGQVTAGNACPLNDGAAAVIVMSDTKAAELGLTPLARIVSSGVSALNPEIMGLGPIEASRQALARAGK
- a CDS encoding FhaA domain-containing protein — encoded protein: MSGVLLFLLLVAAGVAVVVWQRRTHALDDQLDLLRDVLGRIYPSRPLSPRTLPRRLLRAASQTVTVGVSGSILLPTRIEISVNPADLEPLEGAIDWLSRDVAEALRQRAATEGWIVPDGPQIVIEPDPERPLRSPRARGRIGALRPVDVATLQRLAPVPAPSVDDEPTRTQGLPLPPTEVTAAVPAGPPTQDDVAGVYLRLVAVEGDGDGDLSALVLAGNEPLVLGRSREAPLQVDDRQASGRHCGFTLDPVDRELQIEDLGSTNGTFVDGRRVEHSALPPGTTLRVGASTWRVELEPV